A single region of the Halopiger xanaduensis SH-6 genome encodes:
- a CDS encoding VOC family protein has protein sequence MPEDTRGIHHVTAIASDPERNFEFYTETLGLRLVKQSVNQDDVSVYHLFYADHEGTPGTSMTFFPYVDARPGQVGTGQVSTVSFLVPEGSLDYWQDRLEDAGAEPDDPLERFGDTVLPFTDPDGLPLELVARADAPPANLPESPVPEEHAIRGFFGVTLSLTGADPTVELLEGMGYRETDHEPGTEGTGPRRRFKADGELGFVVDVEEDPQAPQGLPGAGTVHHVAFEVREDEQDDWREFLIDRGLRPTEIIDRKWFKSVYAREYGGILFEFATKEPGYTVDEELEELGERLVLPEWLEDRRGEIEAGLPKLSAAAESEPQS, from the coding sequence ATGCCCGAGGACACGCGTGGCATCCACCACGTCACCGCCATCGCGAGCGATCCCGAGCGGAACTTCGAGTTCTACACCGAGACGCTCGGTCTTCGACTCGTCAAACAGAGCGTCAACCAAGACGACGTCTCGGTCTACCACCTCTTCTACGCCGACCACGAGGGCACGCCGGGGACGAGCATGACCTTCTTCCCGTACGTCGACGCCCGCCCGGGCCAGGTCGGCACCGGCCAGGTCAGCACCGTCTCCTTCCTCGTCCCGGAGGGCTCGCTCGACTACTGGCAGGACCGCCTCGAGGACGCGGGCGCCGAGCCCGACGACCCCCTCGAGCGGTTCGGCGACACCGTCCTCCCGTTTACCGACCCCGACGGGCTCCCGCTGGAACTGGTCGCGCGGGCGGACGCGCCGCCGGCGAACCTGCCCGAGAGCCCGGTTCCCGAGGAACACGCGATCCGGGGCTTTTTCGGCGTGACGCTCTCGCTGACCGGCGCCGATCCGACCGTCGAACTGCTCGAGGGCATGGGGTACCGGGAGACGGACCACGAACCCGGGACCGAGGGAACCGGCCCCCGACGCCGGTTCAAAGCCGACGGCGAGCTAGGCTTTGTCGTCGACGTCGAGGAAGACCCGCAGGCCCCGCAGGGGTTGCCCGGCGCCGGCACCGTCCACCACGTCGCCTTCGAGGTTCGCGAGGACGAACAGGACGACTGGCGCGAGTTCCTGATCGATAGAGGGCTCCGACCGACCGAGATCATCGACCGGAAGTGGTTCAAGTCGGTCTACGCCCGCGAGTACGGAGGCATCCTTTTCGAGTTCGCGACGAAGGAGCCGGGATACACCGTCGACGAAGAACTCGAGGAACTGGGCGAACGACTGGTGCTGCCCGAGTGGCTCGAGGATCGGCGCGGAGAGATCGAAGCCGGGTTGCCGAAACTGTCGGCTGCGGCGGAGTCGGAGCCCCAGTCCTGA
- a CDS encoding ABC transporter permease yields the protein MLLESIVTDPLVLADFPFEWNYVRSIIRVSLYVSVAAVALSTLCSLPIALVVGFTDFPGKRLVTSIINTGMGFPSVVVGLVVLFTVSNQGPLGSLELIFTPEAMIMSQFVLAAPVITGVSLAAVGSVDQNVRDAAYAMGGTRLDVALVTIKEARYGIATAVLAGFGRAISEVGSVLIVGGNIAGPDGTSKTRTLTTAIQLEARQGRYETAMVLGAILLVLVLVVNAIVVRLGSDEGGRY from the coding sequence ATGCTACTCGAGAGCATCGTCACCGACCCGCTCGTGCTCGCGGACTTCCCCTTCGAGTGGAACTACGTCCGGAGCATCATCCGCGTCTCGCTGTACGTGAGCGTCGCCGCGGTCGCGCTGAGCACGCTGTGCAGCCTCCCGATCGCGCTCGTCGTCGGCTTCACGGACTTCCCCGGGAAGCGACTGGTGACGTCGATCATCAACACCGGGATGGGCTTTCCGAGCGTCGTCGTCGGGCTCGTCGTGCTCTTTACGGTCTCCAATCAGGGCCCGCTGGGGTCGCTGGAACTGATCTTCACGCCCGAGGCGATGATCATGTCGCAGTTCGTGCTCGCGGCGCCGGTCATCACCGGCGTCAGCCTCGCCGCGGTCGGCAGCGTCGACCAGAACGTCCGCGACGCGGCCTACGCGATGGGCGGCACGCGACTGGACGTGGCGCTCGTGACGATCAAGGAGGCTCGCTACGGGATCGCGACGGCGGTGCTCGCGGGCTTCGGCCGCGCGATCAGCGAGGTCGGCTCCGTGCTCATCGTCGGCGGCAACATCGCCGGTCCCGACGGCACCTCCAAGACCCGAACGCTCACGACCGCCATCCAGCTCGAGGCGCGGCAGGGGCGCTACGAGACGGCGATGGTGCTGGGCGCGATCTTGCTC
- a CDS encoding response regulator: MSTSDGYARPSAPIVNTSTTTTAPDVLLIEDNPGDVRLTKEAFRDASFDADLHVVTDGVEAMAFLHRDDEYESAPRPDIVLLDLNLPRKDGFEVLEAIRGDPALEQLPVVVLSSSEADEDVRRSYEEHVNAYLTKPRAPDEFVEMVRTLEEFWFDRVELPPSDGNRDRDRDQDRDGG; encoded by the coding sequence ATGTCGACATCGGACGGGTACGCCCGTCCGTCTGCACCAATTGTGAACACGAGTACCACGACTACCGCACCGGACGTGCTACTGATCGAGGACAACCCCGGCGACGTCCGACTCACGAAGGAAGCCTTTCGCGACGCGTCGTTCGACGCCGACCTGCACGTCGTCACGGACGGCGTCGAAGCGATGGCGTTTCTGCATCGCGACGACGAGTACGAGTCGGCGCCGCGTCCCGACATCGTCCTGTTAGATCTCAATCTGCCGCGAAAGGACGGCTTCGAGGTCCTCGAGGCGATTCGTGGCGATCCCGCCCTCGAGCAGTTGCCGGTGGTGGTCCTGAGCAGCTCCGAGGCCGACGAGGACGTTCGGCGGAGTTACGAGGAACACGTGAACGCCTACCTGACGAAACCGAGAGCGCCCGACGAGTTCGTGGAGATGGTCCGGACGCTCGAGGAGTTCTGGTTCGACCGGGTGGAGTTACCGCCGTCCGACGGCAACCGGGACCGGGATCGGGATCAGGATCGAGATGGCGGATAG
- a CDS encoding alpha/beta fold hydrolase, producing the protein MSVSDARTATKTGQFADLYPYLRIGTGPKTLLVIPGLGDAMFDGEYGRQETWFFKQLFDGFLDEYTVYVVSRPRGLADDYFVEAMAQDYARVLESDTGSASVLGLSMGGLIAQEVARERPDLVERLVVGVSGCRLAANGRPLVRQLRSFALEEDWIALRSHLYEHMFTGVRGRLYPLLSRTAGRLQPPTPAAPGDVVTSLDAVLEYDGSDRLGEIEPRTLVIGAAEDPFFTEAILRETHAGLPDSQLAMYRDGKHGVFLEKRAGFTGWIRRFLEGETARVPQQP; encoded by the coding sequence ATGTCAGTATCCGACGCGCGAACGGCGACCAAGACGGGACAGTTCGCAGACCTGTACCCCTACCTCCGGATCGGCACCGGACCCAAGACGCTGCTGGTGATTCCGGGACTCGGCGACGCGATGTTCGACGGGGAGTACGGCCGGCAAGAGACGTGGTTCTTCAAGCAACTGTTCGACGGCTTCCTCGACGAGTACACGGTCTACGTCGTAAGCCGGCCCCGCGGGCTCGCCGACGATTACTTCGTCGAAGCGATGGCCCAAGACTACGCCCGCGTCCTCGAGTCCGATACCGGCTCGGCGTCGGTGCTCGGCCTCTCGATGGGCGGCCTGATCGCGCAGGAAGTCGCGCGCGAGCGGCCCGACCTCGTCGAGCGACTCGTCGTCGGCGTCTCGGGCTGTCGCCTCGCGGCGAACGGCCGGCCGCTCGTCCGCCAACTCCGCAGTTTCGCGCTCGAGGAGGACTGGATAGCGCTTCGGTCGCACCTCTACGAGCACATGTTCACCGGCGTTCGCGGCCGCCTCTACCCGCTGCTCTCGCGGACCGCCGGTCGGCTGCAGCCGCCGACGCCGGCCGCGCCGGGCGACGTGGTCACCTCCCTCGACGCCGTCCTCGAGTACGACGGCAGCGATCGGCTCGGCGAGATCGAGCCCCGGACGCTCGTCATCGGCGCGGCCGAGGATCCGTTCTTCACCGAGGCGATCCTCCGGGAGACCCACGCCGGCCTGCCGGACTCGCAACTGGCGATGTACCGGGACGGGAAGCACGGCGTCTTCCTCGAGAAACGAGCGGGCTTTACGGGCTGGATCAGGCGGTTCCTCGAGGGAGAGACGGCTCGCGTGCCACAGCAGCCGTAG
- a CDS encoding diadenylate cyclase: MGSELRIPYEDHDGVRELIDCCRYALEGISLAFDRWNEQYVKGPGLYLAVVTGPSIERFADPMGRNEWPVDRCRAVCLDLQNFFETAGDVARSQDGAVVVSVDGVVQRQMVRFTDLMPGERDDLAPQRAEYEDWMGSRHMSALDTSRRPNVVATLTLSEETGRVSVFENGAMETVERRELGGEWNVEGY; the protein is encoded by the coding sequence ATGGGCAGCGAGTTGCGGATTCCCTACGAGGACCACGACGGCGTCCGGGAGTTGATCGACTGTTGCCGCTACGCGCTCGAGGGAATCAGCCTCGCCTTCGACCGCTGGAACGAGCAGTACGTTAAGGGACCGGGGCTGTACCTCGCCGTCGTCACCGGGCCGTCGATCGAGCGGTTCGCGGATCCGATGGGGCGCAACGAGTGGCCGGTGGATCGCTGCCGGGCTGTCTGTCTCGATCTCCAGAACTTCTTCGAAACGGCCGGCGACGTCGCCCGCTCGCAGGACGGCGCCGTGGTCGTCAGCGTCGACGGCGTCGTCCAGCGGCAGATGGTCCGCTTTACGGATCTGATGCCCGGCGAGCGCGACGACCTCGCTCCCCAGCGCGCCGAGTACGAGGACTGGATGGGGTCGCGCCACATGAGCGCGCTCGATACCTCGAGGCGGCCGAACGTGGTGGCGACGCTGACGCTGAGCGAGGAGACCGGTCGGGTATCGGTGTTCGAAAATGGGGCGATGGAGACGGTCGAGCGGCGGGAACTGGGCGGTGAGTGGAACGTCGAGGGCTACTGA
- a CDS encoding substrate-binding domain-containing protein codes for MPIQRRTFVAAVGSTAAAGLAGCSALQSGSDGSGNGNENKTENGDGEGGPGISGETLTLTTTTSTYDTGLLDELNAPFQDRYGVTVDAVAQGTGAALETARNGDSDVVMVHARSLEDEFMENGYGVNRRDIMFNDFVVVGSSDDPAGIGGSEEATSAFQAIADAEAQFVSRGDNSGTHTKELAIWEEAGLDPETFGEWYMAAGQGMGEVLTQASQQGAYTLADRGTFLSMRSDINLEILVQGPIEGGPELLSNPYGIIAVNPAVHDNVNYDLAMAYIGYITSPEAQQIIENYTVEDEQLFYPQALSEDPNFQQYVPEGWSASSGDDS; via the coding sequence ATGCCGATACAACGACGGACATTCGTCGCAGCGGTGGGGAGTACCGCTGCCGCGGGGCTGGCCGGCTGTTCGGCGCTTCAGAGCGGCAGCGACGGAAGCGGGAACGGGAATGAAAACAAAACCGAAAACGGCGATGGCGAGGGCGGACCGGGCATCAGCGGCGAAACATTGACCCTGACTACGACGACCAGCACCTACGATACGGGGCTGCTCGACGAACTCAACGCGCCCTTCCAGGATCGGTACGGCGTCACCGTCGACGCCGTCGCGCAGGGGACCGGCGCCGCCCTCGAGACGGCCCGCAACGGCGACTCGGACGTCGTGATGGTTCACGCCCGCTCGCTCGAGGACGAGTTCATGGAGAACGGGTACGGCGTGAACCGGCGCGACATCATGTTCAACGACTTCGTCGTCGTCGGCAGTTCCGACGATCCGGCCGGGATCGGTGGCAGCGAGGAGGCCACGAGCGCGTTCCAGGCCATCGCGGACGCGGAGGCGCAGTTCGTCTCCCGGGGCGACAACTCGGGAACCCACACCAAGGAACTCGCCATCTGGGAGGAGGCAGGGCTCGATCCGGAGACCTTCGGCGAGTGGTACATGGCCGCCGGCCAGGGGATGGGCGAGGTGCTCACCCAGGCCAGCCAGCAGGGCGCGTACACGCTGGCCGACCGCGGGACCTTCCTCTCGATGCGGAGCGACATCAACCTCGAGATCCTCGTTCAGGGGCCGATCGAGGGCGGGCCGGAACTGCTCTCGAACCCGTACGGGATCATCGCCGTCAACCCGGCCGTCCACGACAACGTCAACTACGACCTCGCGATGGCCTACATCGGCTACATCACCAGCCCCGAGGCCCAGCAGATCATCGAGAACTACACCGTCGAGGACGAGCAGTTGTTCTACCCGCAGGCCCTGTCGGAGGACCCGAACTTCCAGCAGTACGTCCCCGAAGGGTGGAGCGCGTCGAGCGGAGACGACTCGTAA
- a CDS encoding DUF790 family protein: MLTKDLLRVSRAGGGYHPQFADRSHRPLAARGIGTYQGHVGEARGDLEDALESLERESEDFKLVRGFAALLEREATFETDAAIEPERARKAAFEAAEAVGVVDEDERAMALIRAAEPLEVSADDLERALYADLEDRQVLAAVEPRWDPDGLIDQYNLSLAQTALFDATEVRVHSSDPKALVSAIKRLRLMYEIRAPDGEAGSTSADLASDREVVVTGPTHLFRATRRYGTRFARLLRTVASAEEWHLEATIDDRGTERTLELSHEDPVAVPDAEPVTDVQFDSGVEADFAARIENLDLDWTLVREPEPLATGTRVMIPDFAFEYEHTDFRVYLEIMGFWTPEYVDKKLAQLEGLEDVDMLVAVDESLGVGEEIAARDHRAIPYSGSVRVKDVVDVLQEYERDLVAASAADLPAELVPEDDVVGLEALAARHGVSTEALADKTFPEHERVGRTLVRPGVLEALEGKIEPGMALGEAESVLEERGLSDASTVLSRLGYRVEWEGLGGGTIAER; this comes from the coding sequence ATGCTGACGAAGGACCTGCTTCGCGTCTCGCGGGCCGGCGGGGGCTACCACCCGCAGTTCGCCGATCGCTCGCACCGGCCGCTGGCCGCCCGCGGTATCGGCACCTACCAGGGCCACGTCGGCGAGGCCCGGGGCGACCTCGAGGACGCCCTCGAGTCCCTCGAGCGCGAGAGCGAGGATTTCAAACTCGTCCGCGGGTTCGCCGCCCTCCTCGAGCGCGAAGCGACCTTCGAGACCGACGCTGCAATCGAGCCCGAGCGCGCTCGGAAGGCGGCCTTCGAGGCCGCCGAAGCCGTCGGCGTCGTCGACGAAGACGAGCGGGCGATGGCGCTAATCCGCGCGGCCGAACCGCTCGAGGTGTCCGCGGACGACCTCGAGCGGGCGCTGTACGCCGACCTCGAAGACCGGCAGGTGCTCGCCGCGGTCGAACCGCGCTGGGACCCCGACGGACTGATCGACCAGTACAATCTCTCGCTGGCCCAGACCGCGCTGTTCGACGCGACCGAGGTGCGGGTGCACTCGAGCGATCCGAAGGCGCTGGTGTCGGCGATCAAGCGGCTGCGGTTGATGTACGAGATTCGCGCGCCCGACGGTGAAGCGGGATCGACCTCGGCCGATCTCGCCAGCGACCGCGAGGTCGTCGTCACCGGTCCAACCCACCTCTTTCGGGCCACCCGACGCTACGGCACGCGGTTCGCGCGGCTCCTGCGGACCGTCGCGAGCGCCGAGGAATGGCACCTCGAAGCGACGATCGATGACCGCGGCACCGAGCGCACGCTCGAGTTGTCCCACGAGGACCCCGTCGCGGTCCCCGACGCCGAACCCGTGACCGACGTACAGTTCGACAGCGGCGTCGAGGCCGACTTCGCCGCCCGCATCGAGAATCTGGACCTCGACTGGACCCTCGTGCGCGAGCCCGAGCCGCTCGCAACGGGGACGCGGGTGATGATCCCCGATTTCGCGTTCGAGTACGAGCACACGGACTTCCGCGTCTACCTCGAGATCATGGGGTTCTGGACGCCCGAGTACGTCGACAAGAAGCTCGCGCAACTCGAGGGGCTCGAGGACGTCGACATGCTGGTGGCCGTCGACGAGTCGCTCGGCGTCGGCGAGGAGATCGCCGCGCGGGACCACCGGGCGATCCCCTACTCGGGCTCGGTTCGGGTCAAGGACGTCGTCGACGTCCTGCAGGAGTACGAGCGCGACCTGGTCGCCGCGAGCGCGGCCGATCTCCCTGCCGAGCTGGTCCCCGAGGACGACGTCGTGGGTCTCGAGGCGCTGGCGGCCCGCCACGGTGTGAGCACGGAAGCGCTTGCGGACAAGACTTTCCCCGAGCACGAACGCGTCGGCCGGACGCTCGTTCGGCCGGGTGTGCTCGAGGCGCTCGAAGGGAAGATCGAGCCCGGAATGGCGCTCGGGGAGGCGGAATCGGTCCTCGAGGAGCGTGGCCTCTCGGACGCGAGCACCGTCCTCTCGCGGCTCGGCTACCGAGTCGAGTGGGAGGGGCTGGGCGGCGGGACGATCGCCGAGCGGTGA
- a CDS encoding RsmB/NOP family class I SAM-dependent RNA methyltransferase encodes MEPLERYRPIIDDFDAFFEACERPLGNAVRVNTIKASVERTLAALEREDVGYEQADWNPRVLRLETDSPGSTWTSFHGFTHGQEEVSAVPPVVLDPRPGERVWDCCAAPGGKATQIAALMDDEGTVVANDSNLGRISALRFNAERLGATSLAVTNEDARNYSLQRFSFDEFDRALVDAPCTCEGTIRKNPDALDNWSEDAIASVSGIQKGILRRAVQATREGGTVVYSTCTFAPEENEAVVQHAIEEEDCRVVDFDLDMEYAPGLTEWDGQEFDSSLEKAARIYPHHNDTGGFFVAKLEVTA; translated from the coding sequence ATGGAGCCACTCGAGCGGTATCGACCGATCATCGACGATTTCGACGCGTTCTTCGAGGCCTGCGAGCGGCCGCTGGGCAACGCCGTCCGCGTCAACACGATCAAGGCGTCCGTCGAGCGGACGCTTGCGGCGCTCGAACGCGAGGACGTCGGCTACGAGCAGGCCGACTGGAACCCGCGCGTGCTGCGCCTCGAGACGGACTCGCCGGGGTCGACGTGGACCTCGTTCCACGGCTTCACCCACGGCCAGGAGGAGGTTTCGGCGGTGCCGCCGGTCGTCCTCGATCCGCGGCCCGGTGAGCGCGTCTGGGACTGTTGTGCTGCGCCCGGCGGGAAGGCGACCCAGATCGCGGCGCTGATGGACGACGAGGGGACGGTCGTCGCCAACGACAGTAACCTCGGCCGGATCTCGGCGCTGCGGTTCAACGCCGAGCGCCTCGGCGCGACCAGCCTCGCCGTCACGAACGAGGACGCCCGCAACTACTCGCTGCAGCGGTTCTCGTTCGACGAGTTCGACCGCGCGCTCGTCGACGCGCCCTGCACCTGCGAGGGGACGATCCGGAAGAATCCCGACGCGCTGGACAACTGGTCGGAAGACGCCATCGCGTCCGTGTCGGGGATCCAGAAGGGCATCCTCCGGCGGGCGGTGCAGGCCACCCGCGAGGGCGGCACCGTCGTCTACTCGACGTGTACCTTCGCCCCCGAGGAGAACGAAGCCGTCGTCCAGCACGCCATAGAGGAGGAGGACTGCCGCGTGGTCGACTTCGATCTCGACATGGAGTACGCGCCGGGACTCACCGAGTGGGACGGGCAGGAGTTCGATTCGAGCCTCGAGAAGGCGGCGCGGATCTACCCCCACCACAATGATACGGGCGGCTTCTTCGTCGCGAAACTGGAGGTGACCGCCTGA
- a CDS encoding proteasome assembly chaperone family protein: MAQIHTRDVDVDLESPTLVEGFPGVGLVGKIATDHLVDELELEYYASVDCTGLPRIGVYRGGDQQARPPVRLYASEEHDLLALQSDAPISSQAVSNVAECITGWIVDQNATPIYLSGLPAEREEGRPNIYGIGTGASIETLERHDIAAPPEDGVVTGPTGALINRAAQRELDSLGVVVECSRQFPDPEAASVLLEDAIGPIADVEIDVGELVERAEEIREKREQFAQQMQAIAQDESSQAQPLRMYQ, encoded by the coding sequence ATGGCGCAAATCCACACGCGCGACGTCGACGTCGACCTCGAGAGCCCGACCCTCGTCGAGGGGTTCCCCGGCGTCGGCCTCGTCGGAAAGATCGCGACCGACCACCTCGTCGACGAACTCGAGCTGGAGTACTACGCCAGCGTCGACTGTACCGGCCTCCCCCGGATCGGCGTCTACCGCGGCGGCGACCAGCAGGCCCGGCCGCCGGTCCGACTCTACGCCAGCGAGGAGCACGACCTGCTCGCCCTCCAGAGCGACGCGCCGATCTCCTCGCAGGCCGTCTCGAACGTCGCGGAGTGCATCACCGGGTGGATCGTCGACCAGAACGCGACGCCGATCTACCTCAGCGGACTGCCCGCCGAGCGCGAGGAGGGGCGGCCGAACATCTACGGCATCGGAACCGGCGCATCCATCGAAACGCTCGAGCGCCACGACATCGCGGCCCCGCCCGAGGACGGCGTCGTCACCGGGCCGACGGGGGCGCTCATCAACCGCGCCGCCCAGCGCGAACTCGACTCGCTCGGCGTCGTCGTCGAGTGCAGCCGGCAGTTCCCCGATCCCGAGGCCGCGAGCGTCCTGCTCGAGGACGCCATCGGCCCGATCGCGGACGTCGAGATCGATGTCGGAGAACTCGTCGAGCGCGCCGAGGAAATCCGCGAGAAACGCGAGCAATTCGCCCAACAGATGCAAGCGATCGCGCAGGACGAGAGTTCGCAGGCCCAGCCGCTTCGGATGTACCAGTAG
- a CDS encoding DsrE family protein has protein sequence MKTVVHLLSGDEAEQETALAIARNLLDDETDRIDEVAIVVQADGMAAVKADGENADQVRTLLEDDVAFRACSNTLEMLDLEESDLVDGIETVPEGAVEVTRLQSEEGYAYLRP, from the coding sequence ATGAAGACTGTCGTCCACCTCCTCTCCGGAGACGAAGCCGAACAGGAAACCGCCCTCGCCATCGCCCGCAACCTCCTCGATGACGAAACCGACAGAATCGACGAGGTCGCGATCGTCGTCCAAGCCGACGGCATGGCTGCCGTGAAAGCGGACGGGGAGAACGCCGACCAAGTGCGAACTCTGCTCGAGGACGACGTCGCGTTCCGGGCCTGCAGCAACACCCTCGAAATGCTCGACCTCGAGGAGTCGGACCTCGTCGACGGGATCGAAACCGTTCCCGAGGGAGCCGTCGAGGTGACGCGACTGCAGAGCGAAGAGGGGTACGCGTACCTGCGGCCCTAG
- a CDS encoding DUF7122 family protein: protein MGDAPNVDDGNAQDLEQNDGQRFDRLPATPDERTVEGRVSREAVLEYFEDRFAIPRETFDDYTFWEKGAGKIWIYRGEAPTPLEIEAIGMTCLRTRQEHWKPTTDFVQRFGHHAEECVIELEREEARKFAAGEDQALERWDGDWGYLTAAHQVGVGPEGRPDEDGEAVEGGDLEPLGVGLYLHGELRSVVPKGRRRDL from the coding sequence ATGGGGGACGCACCGAACGTCGACGACGGGAACGCGCAGGACCTCGAGCAAAACGACGGGCAGCGGTTCGACCGCCTGCCGGCGACCCCCGACGAGCGCACCGTCGAGGGCCGAGTCAGCCGCGAGGCGGTCCTCGAGTACTTCGAGGATCGGTTCGCCATTCCGCGCGAAACCTTCGACGACTACACCTTCTGGGAGAAGGGGGCCGGCAAGATCTGGATCTACCGCGGCGAGGCGCCGACGCCGCTCGAGATCGAGGCGATCGGCATGACCTGTCTGCGCACCCGGCAGGAACACTGGAAGCCGACGACGGACTTCGTCCAGCGGTTCGGCCACCACGCAGAGGAGTGCGTGATCGAACTCGAGCGCGAGGAGGCCCGGAAGTTCGCCGCCGGCGAAGATCAGGCGCTCGAGCGCTGGGACGGCGACTGGGGGTATCTGACCGCAGCCCACCAGGTCGGGGTCGGGCCGGAGGGCCGACCAGATGAAGACGGCGAAGCCGTCGAAGGGGGCGACCTCGAGCCGCTCGGCGTCGGCCTCTACCTGCACGGCGAACTCCGCTCGGTGGTGCCGAAGGGACGCCGACGGGACCTGTAG
- a CDS encoding DEAD/DEAH box helicase produces the protein MTHARPDDSSPVELRYEDGTIRIDGLEEPTDRAIRDSAPELELEADSRTDGWRVPAFRYAALRQALAGIDASLEDAVLDLDGDTLAGLDSAYELRDYQHEALSAWLERDRWADGTGAATAGEAEIDAAPSAAPAGVLELPTGSGKTVIALKAIERLATPTLVVVPTIDLLEQWIGELETEFDCPIGRFGGGEQRLEPITVSTYDSAYLKADSVGDRFGLVVFDEVHHLGGEGYREIARLLAAPARLGLTATFERPDGAHEVIEEIVGPLVHRVDVDELAGDHLAPYDVKRLEVDLTPEEREEYERAQETFSDYLAKSNIRMQSGSDYQELVKRSGNDPEAREALLARQRAREIARGSNAKIEALEGILDDHRGERTIVFTAYNDVAYDVSERFLIPTITHQTPAAERQEILERFREGTYSRIATSNVLDEGVDVPDASVAVVLSGSGSEREFTQRLGRILRPKDDGGRALLYEIVTANTSEERAAERRR, from the coding sequence GTGACGCACGCGCGACCCGACGATTCGTCCCCCGTCGAGCTCCGGTACGAAGACGGGACGATCCGCATCGACGGTCTCGAGGAGCCGACCGACCGCGCGATTCGCGATTCGGCGCCGGAACTCGAACTCGAGGCGGATTCGCGAACCGACGGCTGGCGCGTTCCGGCGTTCCGGTACGCCGCGCTCCGTCAGGCGCTGGCCGGTATCGACGCATCCCTCGAGGACGCGGTGCTGGACCTCGACGGCGACACCCTCGCAGGGCTAGACTCGGCGTACGAACTCCGCGACTACCAGCACGAGGCGCTGTCGGCCTGGCTCGAGAGGGATCGCTGGGCGGACGGTACGGGCGCCGCTACGGCCGGCGAGGCCGAAATCGACGCCGCACCCAGTGCCGCACCCGCCGGCGTCCTCGAGCTCCCCACCGGCAGCGGAAAGACCGTCATCGCCCTCAAAGCGATCGAACGGCTCGCGACGCCGACGCTGGTCGTCGTCCCCACGATCGACCTGCTCGAGCAGTGGATCGGCGAACTCGAGACCGAGTTCGACTGCCCGATCGGGCGCTTCGGCGGCGGCGAGCAGCGCCTCGAGCCGATCACCGTCTCGACGTACGACTCGGCGTACCTGAAGGCGGATTCGGTCGGCGACCGGTTCGGCCTCGTCGTCTTCGACGAGGTCCACCACCTCGGCGGCGAGGGCTACCGCGAGATCGCCCGGCTGCTGGCCGCGCCCGCGCGACTGGGCCTAACCGCGACCTTCGAACGGCCCGACGGCGCCCACGAGGTGATCGAGGAAATCGTCGGCCCGCTGGTCCACCGCGTCGACGTCGACGAACTCGCCGGCGACCACCTCGCACCGTACGACGTCAAGCGCCTCGAGGTGGACCTCACGCCCGAGGAACGCGAGGAGTACGAACGCGCGCAGGAGACGTTCTCCGACTACCTCGCCAAATCGAACATACGAATGCAGAGCGGCTCGGACTACCAGGAACTCGTCAAGCGCTCGGGCAACGATCCGGAGGCCCGTGAGGCGCTGCTCGCCCGCCAGCGCGCCCGCGAAATTGCTCGGGGGAGCAACGCCAAGATCGAGGCCCTCGAGGGGATCCTCGACGACCACCGCGGCGAGCGGACGATCGTCTTCACGGCGTACAACGACGTCGCGTACGACGTCAGCGAACGGTTTCTGATTCCGACGATCACCCACCAGACGCCCGCCGCGGAGCGGCAGGAGATCTTAGAGCGGTTCCGCGAGGGAACCTACAGCCGGATCGCGACCTCGAACGTGTTGGACGAGGGCGTCGACGTGCCGGACGCCTCGGTCGCGGTGGTGCTGTCGGGCAGCGGCAGCGAGCGAGAGTTCACCCAGCGACTCGGCCGGATCCTGCGGCCGAAAGACGACGGCGGGAGGGCGCTGCTGTACGAGATCGTCACGGCGAACACGTCAGAGGAGCGGGCTGCCGAACGGCGCCGATAG
- a CDS encoding PadR family transcriptional regulator: MTLFELTGFQRDLLVVIAGLDQPSGQTIKENIEDDAGTDINHGRLYPNLDTLVNQGLVEKGQLDRRTNYYEITDDGEEALQERESWEREYIEGLVA, encoded by the coding sequence ATGACACTCTTCGAACTGACCGGCTTCCAGCGCGACCTGCTCGTCGTTATCGCCGGGCTCGATCAGCCGTCGGGACAGACGATCAAGGAGAACATCGAGGACGACGCCGGCACGGATATCAACCACGGTCGGCTCTACCCCAACCTCGACACGCTGGTCAACCAGGGACTGGTCGAGAAGGGGCAACTCGACCGGCGAACGAACTACTACGAGATTACCGACGACGGCGAGGAAGCGCTGCAGGAACGCGAGTCCTGGGAGCGCGAGTACATCGAGGGTCTCGTCGCCTGA